One segment of Parachlamydia acanthamoebae DNA contains the following:
- a CDS encoding alanine/glycine:cation symporter family protein, whose product MDFLRFLHAVYEIVWGFPLLMLLMGIGIYLTIVLKGMQFSYLGYALKLGLGLDEVKEGKGDITHFQSLMTALAATVGIGNIAGVATAITIGGLGALFWMWVTALIGMITKFAEALLALKYRTTDEKGEMCGGPMYFIEKGLGWKWLSLVFAGSGAIAAFGGGNMLQANSVADVMSSVFQLDPLLTGIVMAILIGLTLLGGIKSIGKVASLLVPFMGIIYIGGGLLVLIKCYEQIPAAAWGIFSHAFTGQAAVGGFAGSTLLLSMQVGISRGLMTSEAGLGTASIAAAAAKSDVPGRQAMVSMTGSFLATVVMCTITGLILGVTNLLGEIGPDGKMLTGATMTVTAFQSVFGWGGYVVSLGLVLFAFTTLLGWSYYGEKCVEYMWGRKIVPLYRIIFSLMIIPGAILELETVWLISDIFNGLMAFPNLIGLCALSGVVIAETKVFLKELEAEKAQKLAASKA is encoded by the coding sequence ATGGATTTTTTAAGGTTTTTACACGCAGTTTATGAAATTGTCTGGGGATTCCCTTTATTGATGTTATTGATGGGAATCGGGATCTATTTAACGATTGTCCTAAAAGGGATGCAGTTTAGCTATCTAGGCTATGCACTTAAGCTAGGTCTAGGCTTAGATGAAGTGAAAGAAGGAAAAGGGGATATCACTCATTTTCAATCTCTCATGACAGCTTTGGCAGCGACGGTAGGAATTGGAAATATCGCAGGTGTTGCCACTGCTATTACCATCGGTGGCCTAGGTGCATTATTTTGGATGTGGGTAACAGCCCTGATTGGAATGATTACCAAATTTGCCGAAGCCTTACTCGCTTTGAAGTACCGCACAACGGATGAAAAAGGGGAAATGTGCGGTGGTCCCATGTACTTTATCGAAAAGGGACTCGGTTGGAAGTGGCTTTCTCTTGTTTTTGCTGGAAGTGGCGCGATAGCCGCTTTTGGTGGTGGAAATATGCTTCAAGCGAACTCTGTAGCGGATGTCATGTCGAGTGTTTTCCAATTAGATCCTCTTTTGACAGGGATTGTCATGGCCATTTTGATCGGATTGACGCTCCTGGGTGGCATTAAGAGTATAGGAAAAGTCGCCTCCCTATTGGTTCCTTTTATGGGAATTATTTACATCGGGGGTGGTTTACTTGTTTTAATAAAATGTTATGAGCAAATTCCAGCTGCGGCTTGGGGAATTTTCTCTCACGCATTCACAGGACAAGCGGCTGTTGGGGGATTTGCGGGCTCTACATTACTTCTTTCGATGCAAGTGGGAATTAGTCGAGGCTTGATGACGAGTGAAGCAGGTTTGGGGACGGCTTCGATTGCGGCGGCTGCTGCAAAAAGTGATGTTCCAGGCCGACAGGCAATGGTTTCGATGACAGGAAGCTTTTTAGCAACTGTTGTGATGTGTACAATCACAGGATTGATTTTGGGTGTCACCAATCTGCTTGGTGAAATCGGACCGGATGGTAAAATGCTAACTGGAGCGACCATGACAGTCACGGCTTTCCAATCCGTGTTTGGTTGGGGAGGTTATGTGGTTTCTCTCGGTCTTGTGCTGTTTGCTTTCACAACCCTTTTAGGGTGGTCATACTACGGTGAAAAATGTGTCGAATACATGTGGGGACGAAAAATTGTGCCGCTTTATCGCATTATTTTTAGCTTGATGATCATTCCAGGAGCTATCTTAGAACTAGAAACTGTTTGGTTAATCTCTGACATCTTTAATGGTCTTATGGCATTCCCTAACTTGATTGGCCTGTGCGCACTTTCTGGGGTTGTCATTGCAGAAACCAAAGTATTTCTTAAAGAACTTGAAGCGGAAAAAGCTCAAAAACTGGCGGCTTCCAAAGCCTAG